In Strix aluco isolate bStrAlu1 chromosome Z, bStrAlu1.hap1, whole genome shotgun sequence, the sequence cttttactTGGACTGCTTAGTTGAGAGAAGTTGACTGTGCGTTCTCTCAATTGTGTGAAATAGTTTGTCATAGTACTTCATGGTTTTTGTGACGAGTTTATGTGGAGAGAAATTTGGTAACTGCAATCGCATGGGTTAGTACTTCGTTTGAACGTGGCTGGTGGCCTGTAAGTGGTGCTTGACTTCCCTTGGGATCTGTCGGAATTGCAACCAAGGGAAGGGTGTTCCAGCGAAATCGTAAATGCTAAAGGTGGTGGTCCGATTTTGAGCATATTATTTCTTTGCTATCATGTGGACTGTGTCTTTACCTtccttgaaacttttttttattcagtagcTTTTCCAGTGCTCCTTTAAGTTCCACCTGTATTTCTTTATCACATCCCTCAAAATTATTGGTAAGTCTATAATGTTGTAGAGGTGAAACTTTTAAGCTGCGTGTTCAAGAGCGTCACTTATTAATTTGCTacaaaaacagttcagaaaaggcTTCTTAAAGTACCGTAAGATGCAGTGGCTCCTCCCTTACTTTTCAAATACTCCCTGTACCCACCGACTGTGGCTGAATTAGGCACGTATTAATGGGTGAAGTAGGAATATTTCCTACTTGtctaggaaaaaagtgtttgGGAACCTCTTAAAGTGAGCAAAATTCAACATTTATACAGCTTTGGTTGATCCTACACTGAATTCTAAAACCTCATTCCTTGAATATGTTaagtgttattgttttgtttccccAGTGCGAtggtagttgttttttttccaccccgAAGACAGACACAATTTAATGACAGCCATGTTCTTACATACAAATTGAAGTAGTCAATCTATATTTTAAGTTGGTTATAAAATTCTAAAAGCTCAGCTCCCTAGAGCGTGAAAGGTGCAAAAACTTCCTCTTGTCCCATTATGCTTGGCAATGTTTAAGGAGACTTTCCTGGAGTCTGTTTCCTGTATGTGGTGTGAACCTCAAGGAACCAGTACCTCAAGGTACTGGTTTGCATCAGAAGTGGTCGTGTTAGCAACGCTACACCCTGAAAAGCCTTGCTCATGTTTTTCTTAGCTctgtaatgaggttttttttttgtacaaatctAAAATCAGCAGCCTGAACTTGCTAAGATCTGATATGCACAGATTTGCTTCTCTTAGAATACAGCTTTAGTTGTTTTTAACAAGTGAATTACTGTTTAAGGGTATCTTTGTTACTTTTAATTGGTTTTTtagatggggacagacagacgTGGACACAGGCATGAATTTGCAGTATTTGCcatgttttagaggaaaaaaaaataggctgagctgaaaagtggtggtggtgtgttgATGAGTAGTTATTCCACATTTTGTGTCAGGCAAAGAGAgatagttttgggggttttcccTGAAACTCTGAACAGGTGTCAGGTGATGGAGTCTAAACCAGCACTTTGGGTGTCAATGATCTCAAGGGCTTTTTAGctcattttaaccttttgagtatactttgcatttttcttaaggAAGCTATAAgcccattttattttcaaaggtatAGAGCGAGGCATGCACACAAGCCTCTCGTGACAATACTGAACCCTGCGTCTGCAGAAGGAAGCGCACATCTGGCCTGCACACCTCCCCTTAAACATTTCAGCACTAAACTATCGTTAGACATGAGTACAGTTACTTTTTTCCCAATTGGTAAAACTTTGATATGGCTTAAAACTAATGGGATAGATGAAGAATTCATCTTTGTACCAGAAGGACTTGTCTAGCGCTAGTTAGGTTATCAGGTACAACTGTTCAGTAGACAGATACAGTTTCTTGTGGCCCAGGCACTTGAGAAAGCAAAGCAGTTCTGTTTCTCAAGACAAATGACGACATAGTGCGTTCATTAATGTGATGATGGAAAACAGGCGTTGTTCCAAGCACAGTCTGTGCTCTGCCATTGCCGTATAGCTGTGTACAACCAAAGAACAGCAGGTGTCCTCCTGAAGTTGAACAAATCTGAATTTGTATGTGGAGATAGTGTTCTTCAGttcttaaaaccaaacaaaacaacaaaaagccccaaacaaaaaaaggcaaacaaaaccccccacaaaacagGCCTCTCAGCATATTTCATGCAGTGAATATTTAAAGTTTTGGCATAGTTTGCCTTGATTCCCAGTGCTGTATTACAGACCCCTGGTGCAGAGAGAGGTTTGCAGCAGTTTGGGATTTTCTTACCTTCAAATTTCTACATCCCAAGTtgaccacatttttaaaaattggtgctCGTTACATGAGAGCTACTTGGATCTTCACATCTAAAAAACCCGGAAAACTGGTGTGTGATTCtgttttcaacttttattttactttgcagtACCAATCTTATTTCTGCAGTGTGCATTTAGGTAtcatgaacatttattttcttaaatgtctgcCTATAGGTAGCCAGCCTGAATACAAAGGATAATTCTTACAGTCTGAAGGATCATCTGTTTAAAGACATTCAAAAAGATTGGCCTGGATACAATGAAATCGATAAACAGTCATTGGAGTTAATACTTTCTAGGTAAGTTCAGTCTCTAGGGGAAGGaaaattgccatttaaaaaacttGTTCTGGGAAATGAATGTCTGTCTTCCCTATAATGAAAGAGCTATGACATAGACATTTTTTGCCTTGTAACCTGAAATGTTGGGTCATgcttacagaaaattaaattcatcTGAGGATGCCCCCAGCACCAGTCATTCGGGATCTCCTGTAACTCCCAGTAAAGATGGCCCATCAAATGCTCaggtattttgtactttttttatcattatttacaGTGTATTAAGATTTATCACActttacactgatgtaaaagtTGTGATGTGAAGCACTAATATTGTCTTAAACACAtgaaaaactgaagcatttctctttgatTGGACGTTTCTTCCTTTTAAAGGCGGTTGCACTGTCAAGGACTGCAAAAAAACTTAGTCACGTAGCTTTAAGGGCTGCTACATTTAgtgttctgtatttcagaatgtttattaaaatacttaagaTAAGATGGGAAGCACAGAAAGCCTTTCACCACTGAGCTATTTACATTTACACAGAGGAGGGAGGGCACACCTCTGTGTTTCCCTAACTTTCTTTCAGAGCACGAAATGGTGCAGGTCCCAGGGACCTCTTCCCACCTGCCTCCCTACCCACAGAAcccagatttattccaacagggTGGCACAGAGCCGTGCCTGGGGCTCCCGGCCCAAGCTGCCGCTTGTACATCGACGTGAGCAGCGTGCGCTTGCTAGAGGAGAGGATGTgaaccagctggagagcagctgggacAACAACTGCAGCAAAACTGGGGGGTTTACCCGTTCTTATCGGCTTTGCACATCACACGCTCTGAGAAGCATGCCGCTGCGTGCTTCTCAGGGCCGCTTTAGGACATCGCGTGGCTGTGTGCCAGCAAAAGCTGACTCTTCACCTGGTGTGTCCGAACGGAAATCGGTGCCTAAACGGTACCAACCTGACCTCCTCGTTTTGGGGAAGCCTTTGCTAGAGCTGCTGAAGAGAGTGTCTTTCTCCCAAAGCCTTTTAGCTGTAGGTTTGAAGAACGACTTGTTAATCATAAAATTAGAAACCAAGGATGAAAGAAACCATGTATTTAGCTGCAGTACTTCCTCGTTTGACAGCTAGTTTTGGAgaagaaagatgtgttttcaaCAATTGCCAGTTCAGAACTGTTCCTTTTCCAGAACGGGAGCAAAACTTAGTTCTGCTGGTTTTTAcgggcttttttctttattatcacAGAAAAGGGTCTTGGATTCCTCTTTCATCGGTCCTCTGAACAAAAAGAAGAGGATCTCTCGCCTGGGCAGTGGAATCCCGTCCCCGCTCAGAGAGCGCTTGTCTGCCTTCAGGGAGAAAGCTGCTGCCGCCCCTCCGCCGTCTCCCCGCCCCACGACCACCTCCATTCCCGCTCCTCACCCGCTGCCAGGGGCGCGCCTTCACGCTTCCAACCTGCCAAAACCTGCCAGCTccacctcccccagcacccctgagGGGCAGGGGACACAAAACCTGCCCATGGACAGCTTCAGTCCTAATAGCACTAAGGCCTGTGAGGACCAGCAACAAAAATACACCTCTTGGAGTTCTTTGGGGATCCCAGAGCCTGCCGGGGTGCAGGTGAAGCCTCCTAAGTCCACAGGCAAGAAGCGTAAGGAGAAGCATGAAGGCAAGATGCAGCACACTGTGAGTGTGAGCATGGAGGagaaaaacctcagaaaagaagaaactgcCGAGCTGAGTACATCCTCCTGTTTGGATTCGGGTGAAGGTATTAATAGGCTGCTTTTCCTAACTCCTGTATGGGTAACCGTGGTGCAAAGAGACCTGTAAAACGAGGGACTGGAAACACAAATGGTCTATTTTTTCACTTGGCTTTGTCATTATCCCTACTTTATGGTCATGAAGAATCCATATTGGTTTTCCGCTGTTGTATTACCTTGTAAATGTTAGTTCAAACAGAACAACAtcaaaaagcagaagctgttctGCTGGAAGCTTATCTAGAATTTGGTTCATTTTTAAGAATTCTCCTGGACATACTACACAGTGCCCACGTGGCTTgggatttctttgcaaatatttgtgctttCAGATATCTATGAATTTATATACAGGTGAGGGTCTTTCTGCAGATGCCAGTAACGAAATTCTGAACAGCTAGGGAAGCAAAAATCTGCACTGCATTTCAAGTTGGTGCTTACACTGAGCCATGTCAACAAACACACCTGAATTTTTGGAAATGAAGCGCTCGCAGTGAAACTGTTCACCTAAGTTGTATTGTACATACCGCGACCATTAATAttgctgtttgcatttctctCAAATGTTGCTCCCATTTTTACACCACTTTTTCTACTGCTGTACTGCGTAATAATTTTAATACTAAAAGTAAAAGAATAGAGTAGAACATCACATGatagttcttttttccccatgacCTAAAGCTCGGAGAGCTTAGAGATTGCAAGAACAGTTGAGCTTTagcagaaatactgtgtttaagcAGTGGCAGTGGAAGCAAACAAAGAATATATAGGACTGTGTGTTTTTTAACTGCAAGACCCcagatgaaaagcagagagagattaCCAAGATCTTGAGTGTTCCTCCGTGTTCCAGCTAACTTTTCCTTATGGCagctatttttcttatttatcaaaAAGTCGGGAGGCTcctgaaatattcctttaaaaagagGGACTAGAGATTAAGTGTACCGTGCTCTCATAATGCCgtttaaaagagcaaaagagcAATTTACAAGTGCAAATAACTTTCAAAGCCAGTTTTGCCACGTTAATGAGGAGCAAGTCTTTGTTGCAGGTCATTGAAGCCTGAATGCCGGGAAGCTATATACAATGCTCCTGACTTTCCTGCTTAGAGTGCTGAAATTAAATCTGACCTTGGATATCTGTAattggcagggaaggagggataaAAACATGGCATGAAAAGAACTTCAGCTTTCTGCTCTATTTCTTGCTGGAACCTGGACGTTGAGATACATCTATATCTACATAGATACAGATACATCTCAAGCTGTTGTCTTTTGTGCAGCCACATCTGTTGCTGCATAATTTGAACGGCTGTGCAGACGCCACATCGTGTCTTCAAATAAGAAAAGCTGACCTTGGGTTAATACTGCGGTAGCGCAGAACCTGTAGAATAAAGTAGCCGTGCCCTCTTTCTAAAGCCCGGTACTGCCTACTATGGAGAAGGTCATGTGAGCCCTATTATTAACTTACAGAGCTTATTCCAAGTAATTTACTGTGAGAATAAAACTCTAAAGGATGTTTTCAAGCCCATTAAGCTGGTATTGTTTGGctatattaaaaatctgtttaccGCAAGTgtcaaaattctgcttttctgtaggaGTTGAAGAAACTTGCACTGCCTCCACAGGTTCTCCTTCAGCAAGCCAACCACCAGACTACTTCACGTGAGTAAAATAACAATTAACTTTCTTGCCACTCATTGAAGCAGATGGAAAATCACCTATAAAAACTCTCGTTTAGCTACAAAATTGAGAATTGACCAAAATGTAGTTTTAGAATAATGACAAGTTCCTTCAAGTCACCCAGCTGCCTCATTCAACTACCTGCAAGTTTTACACTCTGAGGGTGTCCCTTAATTATTGCGGTGCGAAAAGAAgccataaaaagtatttttaatacccTTTAGAAGAAGACGTAAaccatttaatttccttcttcttcAAGAACACCATAAGAAAGGAACATGAACCTgcgctgttttctttttagaggcAAGGCAAAACAGGAGGAAAGCTGAATGCTGGAATCCATAAATTTGAACACCTTTCCTGCACTTTCACTGCTTAGTGCATTCTAAGGTggaaagtggggagggaaggtaGCAGACTTTAAAGTCCAGAGTTACAAAGCCTATATGTGAGCTAACGGGAGTTAACCGTCAAAGTTATTTCTAAAGCTTTGATGTAAAATGGTCACTGGCTAACTTGAAGCTGCAGCAAAATATCCAATTTCACCGCAGAAATGCAGACCAAAGAGCTAGAGAAAACAGGAGAACCTCAGTTCAGATTTTAACTTTTACCTGCTTAATTTTGACTACAAAGCAAGATAAAAAGACATTAAACTTGCATGTGAAAGGTAACATACCTACAGTGACTGCCATGTTGCAGTCTGTAAAACTACAGAAGGGCTTCCTGGTGAGTTTACTTTTGGCTCCTGAACAAGTTGTCAAACATCAGATTGACATTTCCAAAAAGCTGAAATTTACCTCCTCTATAAAGAAGCTTTTCATCCGTGACAAGTGTTAAAgaacttgctttaaaatgaaatacctCTAATACCAGAATCATTTGGTTGCCTAAATAGTTTTTGACAGTATCAAAACTTTCCTAGGAGGAGGATTTGTCTTTACCGTTGCAAAACAGGGAAATAGCTTCTGCAAATGCCCAGTGTCTGGGCTTTTCCCCCACTGTTTTACTGgtggcctttttttaaaaatgcgaAAGTTGAAGGAGGCCGCAGCGGAATAATTGTGGAATAACGTGGTCAGCGCCACCTGAATTTCTAATAAAATGGGCTTTTTGGGGGGAGGATGGGCACAGTGGGGAGCAGTCTAAAGCTCTTTCCTCGGTTGGAAGGATGAGTTTGAGAAGGTTTTGAGGGGCCTTCGGTGCTCAGAGTTGGAACGAGCACCCCGACAGGTAAAGCCAGGACGAGCCCGACACTTCCTAGCAGCGCAATTGCCCAGCGTCAGCCGCAGCAGCGGCGCTGAGCCCATGGTCGTGTCTGCGgtgcaggagagagggagaagtgtGTTAAAACGCTGCGAATTGCCAAGTTCAGCAGCTTCTGTCAGAGGAGTAACATCAGCAAGGGAGGTCAGGCCTCCGCCTAGCGCTTGAACTTCGGAGCAtcttctgcctgtgctgaagCAGACGGCATGGCAGCGCTGTGCGTCTCACTTACTCTGTTAAGTGATGCTCCACGGAAAGACTGAAATAAGTCTGGCCCTGCAGGGAAGCAGTTTAGTGCTTCACGTGTTAGGCTGAGAACTCAAACCGATGTTTAATTCTCGGCCTCTGCTGGGTGCCAATGAAGCGATCCAGCTCCCCGCTGTCTGCTTCCCAGTCAGCTGAGGGCAGGGATACTGAGGAGAAAGGTTATTTGATGTAATCTAGTATTAAAGTTGGATGCCAATAGCCActgttaaaagtttaaaaaaaaagccaacacaaacccaccaccaccaaaagaccaaccaaccaaccaaccaaccaaaacccaaaaaccccaaagaaacctTCATGCAAGGTTTCATGAAGTTGGTTTAGTTCTGACTGGGATTAAAAACCTTAACAAAGACTTCCCTGTGAAAGGAGCAACATCTGGAGCAATCTCACAGATAATCTACTGGCCACAGtgtcctggaaaaaaattagGGTGTGCTGTTTCAGACTGATCACTACAGAAAGATTGAAACCTGGGAGCACCTACAGTTTGATCCAGTTTAAAGGACTTTGGtagtttatttcaatttctcttcCTGTCTAAGTGCTCTATAATTCATGAGTATAATCACAGCGTTAGCATAAAGATACTTTCCATCTTAGTCTAAAGAAAGATGCTGAGAGTAAAGGAACTCAAGCTTTTTAGGCAAAGCTTAAGGAAGAGCtagacaaaccaaacagattcACCTTTCTCCCCACTTCTATCCCCATTTCTTGCCTCTGCACACGCCTACATTGCGAGTGCTCTGCTGGGCTCTACTCCTGTGCTCAACTCCTGCTGTGGGATGTAACTGTGCACAAGCTTCACAGGTCCTTCCCAAAATGCTGGGGGGCAcctgtagttttcttttaaaaaccatccAGCACTCTAACCAGGTGCCTCTGGCCTGGGATACATCACTGAGCAAAGTTGTCATCTGCATTGGTGCAGACTTTCAAGTTGTTAAAGTTTTACTGCTCGTTAAAATTAATCTAAAGGTGGTTTGAAGGATTTGTCCCCGTGTGGAGGTGCCTGTGTCACCCAAAGAGAACAGGGTCTTTAGGCTAGGAGGACCAGAAGCACTGGTGTGACAGCGGTGGGAAGTCCTATCTATTACTCGCATTCCCGCTTCATCTTGGATTTGCATAATGACCTTGTTAAATCTGCTCCTGGTGATTTGAGGGAGAGGGGAATGAAGAAAGTTTCAACCGCTTCAGTGGCTTTAAGCATTTAAGGGTTTTTCCCTCCTTAGGAGGTGATGTGatggggtttctttttgtttcagacCTCTCTGCAGTTTGTTTGTGTTGCTGTATTGCAAGTGCCTTAGTTGAGTGGACAGCAATGGAACTGGTGTtccctaaaataataaaatgttatcatTAACTATGCTTGGCTGTTAGGGTTTTGGCTACATTGGTGCCTATCTGACTGCATCCAACACTGTAAATGTAGTCCCTTccaaaaatgtaatggaaatgaattttcaaaagtaaatataatCTAATTAACTTCTCCCTTCATAGAAAGAGATTATAATCTAgcagtttctcttctctctctgaagCTGATGCATTTATTGATCCTTCTATATTTGAATGATTGCTTATGTTTTCTAAGTATGCTACGCCTTCCTTGTGCACCTTGTGAATGACACTCTAAGAAGTAAAATATTAGCAAACAGCTCTCACAGAAATATGGTAGATTTCTGTCATTACCTAAACGCTTTCCCTTGGAGCACGTGTGCTTACTTGTAGAAGCAGTCAGTCACGTAG encodes:
- the LOC141918738 gene encoding RNA polymerase II elongation factor ELL2-like, producing MSHQRCGQPASQAHYTDSSGASQLSCLGLIQNKITVCTTSDSYPTTKACMAQPEEELRNGSAKVIKPDGPFLGRKAQVRKAPQKIPDPVPVRKRSTPMNPANIIGRTCTQNVVCRRPYRDRVIHLLALKNYKKPELLTRLRKDGVYQKDKNCLGMILHQVASLNTKDNSYSLKDHLFKDIQKDWPGYNEIDKQSLELILSRKLNSSEDAPSTSHSGSPVTPSKDGPSNAQKRVLDSSFIGPLNKKKRISRLGSGIPSPLRERLSAFREKAAAAPPPSPRPTTTSIPAPHPLPGARLHASNLPKPASSTSPSTPEGQGTQNLPMDSFSPNSTKACEDQQQKYTSWSSLGIPEPAGVQVKPPKSTGKKRKEKHEGKMQHTVSVSMEEKNLRKEETAELSTSSCLDSGEGVEETCTASTGSPSASQPPDYFTKYTAIVSYEQRQRYKNDFCAEYDEYRNLYAQMESISQQFRSLDAQRHMLSPGSKEYKMLCEEVLEEYRKLKESSPSYFEKKCRCQYLHSKLSHIKKLVGEFDKQQQEF